The Syngnathoides biaculeatus isolate LvHL_M chromosome 16, ASM1980259v1, whole genome shotgun sequence DNA segment aatttctcaagcttatgTCACTAGCGAAAATCTCCGCCTATCTGGGTGCTCACAAGCCAGCGCTGTTAACATAGCAAAATGGCAGCCAGTCATAGGAAAGGGGGCGGTCTTAGTCAAATACTGACAAATGGTTAtgaaactgggtcaaacagaattCAGCTGCGAGAGCGTCTTTTTCTGGACAATGTATTACAAAAGTAAGAtgctttttgaaatgaaattgacactttttcaCTAAGTCCATGTGAGATAGTCATTCTCTGGAGGTCTACAGAgtcaaaatatgggacctttaagtTGGCTGGTTTCAAATATTATTGTAATCTAACGGTCAAGCTCTGCCATCTGAGATTTAAAGACTAACATCTGGTTTTCATACTGCTGATGTCTCCATTTCCAAAGATTTTATTGGCAAGTAAGCAATGCTTTAAGTGTGCCTCCCCACCATTGCTCACCACATTTCTCTTTAACACAAAATTTCCATTCTTCCTCAAAAAAGGCTGCTACAGAAACTAAGAATGAGAAAACCCTTGAACAAGCTTGAGACGGTTAATtagagaaggggaaaaaataacaaCGTGGGAGATAATTAGACACTGGGACAGAATACATTCATTGGTCATTGGTCACATTGTCAGATAATCTAATGAGATGCTGTGCCCAGCAAATGCTGGAAAACCTGCCAGTATAAAATGAGCACGTCTGAGGAAAAGGGTGTGACGTTAGAGTGAGTGTTAAAGCAGATGGATTGAGCAGACATGCAGAGGTGAAAGTGAAGAGATGAAGGAAGGGAAAATGGAGAAGCAGGAGATGGTGACCTATAGAGTTcgaaagaagaaaacatccTCCTGTCATCTCTGGAGGACTCTGGAGGCTCCAACTGGATCTCAAGCTCTCAGGCAGGGATTGGCCATTGCCCTCCcactctctccttttttttaaactggtaaTAGATGTGTTGTATAATAATGTGCCTCCGACTcacaaaaagacacaaacacacactgtcTATTCTTGTATTTCCTGTTGAGCCCCTTCATATAAGTGGTGTTCTTCATATGGAGCCAAGATATAAAAATGGAAGCACTTATCAGGTTATATACTCCTATTTTTATGTGAGAGATTTGGCTCTAAAACAAGACGCATCGAGCAGCACTCCAATGATATTTGCCTTCTTTTCGGAGGCGAAAAATCCTTTATCTGTCACTGTTAGTGATTCTGCAGAAACATGTGTTCAAGCTATTGATGTCCATTCCCAAAGGTCAGAGACGTAGCATGGATTTCTTTTTTATGATGTGCAGCTAGATTCATAAATAATGGGACATTGACACAATTCTCATCTTTTTGGCTCTAAACACCACCACAATATATatgaaatgagttttttttttcaggcaaagAAGTTGGTAAGTTATGCAATGACCAAGTCGGTTACCTGGCCTgaatctgattggacaagcaTTTTACTTGCTGGAGAAAACCGTGAAAGGAAAATCCCCCGCGAACAAGCAGGAACTGAAGACAGTTGCAGTAGAGGCCTAGCAGAGCATCATTAAGAACAAAATCTGGTGACTGATTGACACAAAAAGATTTACAACCAAGTATTAAAAGGAAAGCTTGATTTATGATTGTAAGAAGTATGATTTATGATCGATTGAAAGTGTGATTTAGGATTGAGCATTAGTTAGATTGATAGAGGGCATTAAGGAGGGATTTGGTGGATAGTGAGTGTGGGTGGTGTGATTAGAAAAAGAATCCTCAGACAAAGATAAAATGGAATGGAAGTAAATCATATTTCTCAGGCGATCGCATCATTGAAAACAAAGCAGTGCATCAGCATGAGCTCATATTGGAACTTAAATCAGCTCAGCTGCTCAGCTTACAAAACTCAATACGAATATATGCTTCTTCCTCATTGTATCTAATTACAGGCCATGTATGTACATTTAAGGTATTACATTTGGGGGTTTCTCTGCTAATTTATGACCATtacaaaaggagaaaatattGCATGACCCAGCATGAACACAAAAATAACTAAAGTGAAattcaaatatgaaatgaacaAGCTCACGCAAGTGCAAACCTCTTCATATGTAGGATTACTAGTTCAGTGACAATTATGATAAGATATTTTTTCAGCGTGTGTGCTAAGTTGTTAGACATATTTTATATGTACGCAAATACGTATCTTCAGACTCTTCAGTACTTGATGCTACTCTACATGTATTGAGGTTTCGGAAAAAACACTTGGCATAAAATACAGGAAGGAAACTTTTGCCCTGACAAGACAAAGTCAGCGGGCAAGAAATTGTCATGGCCGGGGCTTGCGAACGCGACGAAGGCAAGCCAAAGACGTGCAGGACTCAAGTGCAGGGAATCAGGGAGATAAGGCAGAAGTCCaagaatcattaaaaaattatatttaactacaaaaacaaaacacaaactaaATATAGTCCAACAGCCAATAATCAAAGCTAAAAAGACAACCTTAAATAAAGCTAAACTGCAAACTTGACAAGACACGGCATAGAGAGACAATGGCATAGGCACGGAAAAAACATGACATCAACAACCAATGCACTGAAAGAAACCCGAGAGTTAAATACACAGACTGACAAGAAGATGACCCGCAACTGGACAAGACGTTAGTAGTtcgagggagctgattggtcaacataAGGGAGGGAGGTTAGACACGGGCAGGTagacaaagcaaacaaaatgagcAGACGATCCactgaaaacttggaacgcaaGGAAACATAAAacgaaaccaaacaaaacaaacgcagCCCATGACAGGAATATTCATCAGGCCGGTGGCTTGGTACACCCcaaacttgttgccagccattcacggggcacacggagacagaccacagtcgcactcacaatcacacctaggggcaatttagatactccaattaaggcatgtttttgggatgcgggtggaaaccagagtggccaaagaaaaccaaaacaagcacggggataacatgcaaactccacaaaggcagcgACAGGACATGAACCCCACTCCTCAGagctctgaggccaacgctctgcaactgctccaccatgccaccctccattaattaatccatccatctattttcttagccgcttatcctcacaagcgccACAAGGAatactgaagcctatcccagctgtcaacgggcaggaggcgggatacacccttaactggttgccagccaatcacatagagcacatagagagaaacagccgcactcacaatcccaccgaggggcaatttagattgtccaattaatgttgcatgtttttgagatgtgggaggaaactggagtgcccggagaaaacccacacaggcacggcaagaacatgcaaactctacacagggaaggctgggattgatcccaggtcctcagaaatgtgaggccaacactttccagctgtgccaccatgccgctGCATTCATGACAAGTGAAAGCTTATTCCCAGGTTATGCAAAATCCTTCAACGCTATAGAGTAAGAACGGGGACTCTCGGTTACACCTGTCACCCGTCACTGAGGGTTGAGGACACTCAGCCTGGTGGCCCGGCAGTCCGGCCTACTCTCTGCCCCACCATGCCTTTCCCCTGCAGATTTGTAATGCACCACATACTTTCCCACATTCTTTAGGGTGCGGGTTGGCCCATCTTACCCTCACCAATCCCCCCAATTTTAACACACGACAGAAACATGACCACGGTACAGGAACAATGGTTGCCGTTCGGGGACCTGGGCGCTATAGCGATACAGTGGTTGGTGGGTATTCACATTTCTCTTGGTTTAACTCCGTTTATTTTGACGCTGTTCATCAGATGTCATGAAACATCTTCCTGTTCTCATTGATCACTTTGTATTCTGAGTTGCTCCCTTAATTTCAGGCAAAGAGGAAAAACTGGATGCGTGGCATTTGCTATTTTTGTCCTTCTTACTTGACACATTTTCTCACTCTTCTTCATTAAAGCAATTTGAAAGCTcgataaataataattacattaatAATCACCAACAAATGATGCACTGAGCTGCAAATACACATATTGAGCCAAAATCTTGTCAGCTGTATGTCTTTGGTTCTAAGTCCAAATTGCCTTTGGAGCTGCAAGTTTATACAGGAGTTTTTAGTGGGTTAGCCTCTTGTGGCTGAGCTTGTTTGTGCTCAATAAATTTGACAGCCTCTATTTCCTCCCTCCTTTTGGTAGACAACAACAACGCACAGCACCAAATCACATGTACTGTACTCCTTGGTGCACTCTCTGCATTTGAAGTACTTGTCTGTCTATATTTATACTCTTGTGTTCACTGTGTGCAGAAAGACAAGTTCTAAACCAGACTGCAGTCATGGATGAGATGGACCTTCCCCAGATGAAGAAGGAGGTGGAGAGCCTCAAGTATCAGTTGGCTTTCAAAAGAGAGAAGTCCTCCAAAACAGTGACAGAGTGAGTTGATTTTATCAAGCTTCCATAGAAGAAGAATAGGTGGCCCCTTTTTAATAGATGGCACTCAATAATTAAAAGCCATCCCTCAATTAATGGCCAAATCCGTTCTCCgcttacacaaataaatgtctTTCCCCACACTTGGCTTTTCCCTctcaagaaaacattttgctaCTATCTAACTGTATTAACCTTTAGACTAACTGCATTTCGACAAAGGGGTGGCTATGCTCTGTATACGAAAAATGGATACACGCTATCAATAGAAAGTGATAATGCAAGCCAGTTGCATTATTCATTTAACACCAAGGTAGCATTGTGTGACTATATACTTGGATAAGATTTAAATATGCATAAAAGCATCATATCACGGGTCAAAAGAAactgccccctcccaaaaaGTCTCTTGGCTTTCATTAAAAGATGAGGTTCATGCTATGGTCATGAATAACTGAAAGATATTTGTTGATAAGTATCTTCCTTGTAATCGGAATTAGATTGTTAACTCCTGACCTTTGGCACAATAGATAATAAACAGTAGGTGTAAATCTCAAATCTCCAACATTTTATTGTAACTATTAAAAGGTTAATTTGAAACATAGATAGGCTGATTTCCTAGGGGTAATAAGAAAGATCAAGTAGACTGGAAGCTGCTATTGTCAAGATGCTGCATTGAAGGTCAAGTATCAACTGACATGGTCAGCTCATCAGAAGTCCTTACAGCAGCAGTATGATCAAAAGTTTCTAAGCATTTCATATGTTtcctatttgaaaaaataaacagaaatcaATGTGAGGTTGCATTGTTGTGTTTTATACTCCATAGTGTAAAATATACAAACTCTAATCTAAACATCATCAATAACAGATTCAAGTCTCAATTCCAAGCATCATTTTAAATGATATTCTAAGGGCACTGAAGCGATTACAACTGGAATGCCCTGAGAATTAAGTGACCTGGATGAATAAGAATATTCAcagcaatgtttaaaaaaataatttctcattCTTCTCGCAATTAAACATATTGAAAAGAATTCTTTATGACTCATTCTCTCCTGATGACATGATATCATCACCAACTTCAGTAGCAACTAATATCGGACAGACCTTTTAAAAACACCACTCATTTGAAAACGTTATataaatgtttgtaattatttctaTGGGGTGTATTAACGCTTTATAGCCATAAACTATATCAAACCATATTACTGAAAATCATCGGTGTACTTGTTGTCTTCTGTTCTAGAAGAGAATCTTTATAATCTAATGCATTAAAgaatattgtgttgtttttctggtTGGTGAAGCTATAATGAGCATTcagaaaacagaacaaaaaaaagacccgTTCCTTAGGTGTGTGCAGTTTTACATTATTCACCTAAAGCATTGCAGTTTGTCTGCAGTTGACGATTAAATATGGTGAAACAGGATGTGTCCaacaactgttaaaaaaaaagctaaaaaaagaaaactgacaTCTGCTCCAGTTGCTTCCAAACCCTGTGTGGCATCCTTGCTTTGTTACCATAAATGGAAAGTATGGAAAGTGCATATAAGATAGATGTGGTAATTAAGTTGCTATGGAATTTAAAACGTTTCTGTCTGTTTTTAAAGTTTGGTGAAGTGGATAGAGGACGGCGTCCCGGAGGATCCCTTTCTGAATCCTGAGTTAATGAAGAACAACCCATGGGTGGAGAAAGGAAAGTGCATCCTTCTGTAGGAGAACGCACACACCCAGCCTGTTCCCCTTTCAACTTGGCCCGCAGCACAGACCTCCAGATGCCCCTTGACCCGAGGACTCTGCCACACAACCACTCACCATGAATGTATAACAGtcccaagcacacacacaccccgacaaggccacacaaacacgcactGACACACACGTTTTGACTGACTGCCACACTTTTCACTGCAAGTTCACTCTTGCCACGTAAATGCATAAGGATTGCTCAACAATGATCAATACACCTACTAGATGTCCCTGTATATGACAACCTACTTATGCAGCCGCAAGGCACAATGTTTCATTCTGTCGTTGAAAttaatttgcttttatttactCATGCTTGATGAGCTAAAATGCGCTACTAAGCTTTGGCACTGTCAGACATTGAAGTTCTGCAggcttttattttcaatgagaaacACAGTTTGAACCACACGCTGCTCAACGGTTACAAACTGAACCTAACTTTTTATACTCCAAAGTAAATTCTTTAGTTTAGTGGCTGACATGATGCCTTGCAGTTGAAAACGGTTATTATTTGCATCAACGGTGATGACTATCTTGGTCCACAGAATGATTCATAATAGTTGAGGCGCCCCTAATTTCCTTGAATTAATACGACATGTAAAGAGCTCATGAAAATTGTAGTGCGGACTGTTTACTTCACTCTACACCTTTTGAGGACATTTAATTCAGACATTTTTAATTAACAGTAGGGTACTTATAGTAAAGTAGAAGCCTTTTCTACAAACATGAATGTGACAGCATAACATAACGTCATCTAAGGTAACGTAAAGGCCTAGTTCAAAGTGTGTTGCTTATTAGTATTTACTAATAACTCAACCAAAATTTTCACTCGCACATTCTGTTCCAAATGAATACTAAGAGGAATTGACAATATAAATGAACTGCACTATGAAAGCCACAAGCTCTTGTGGTAGAATTTGAATACAGCACCTAAAAGTGCAatgcgtgtatatatataaacacagtCACAATTTTAAGCATTGTAACTGTCCACTCTTTATTTAGGTCTGTGCATAAATAATGTAGAttgttgttttcaaaaaaaaaatagaatagttGAGCTTCCCaaggatacaaaaaaatatcccaCGAGACTAAATTCACTGCCTGGAATAGTGACCAAACAACCAAAGCGTTTTCCCATAGCAGGAATGAACAAATGTTTACCGTGACAGCAAAAGTAGACACGTTTACAACTTTGAAAGTTATCATCCCACAAGAGTTCTGGCTTCATACGACTTTTAAAGCATGAGTTTCCTATTTCACATTACATAGTATAACTGCATGTTGTTGTTCTTAAATGTTATTAGGTCAGAGTCTTTGTGTTTATTGTTGCTCCGGCTTTCTCCAGAGTTCAATGCTCCATCTGCTCTTTACCTATAATCCCAATGgataacacaaacacaaacaccgaATACAAACACTGTCTGGATAGACATGTACAGCCAAACCCCTTTAACTTATTAATCGatacgctgttttttttttttttttgagggggggttgCTCAGTtacttaattt contains these protein-coding regions:
- the gng13b gene encoding guanine nucleotide-binding protein G(I)/G(S)/G(O) subunit gamma-13b — translated: MDEMDLPQMKKEVESLKYQLAFKREKSSKTVTDLVKWIEDGVPEDPFLNPELMKNNPWVEKGKCILL